GGCGCGGAGCACACGGCGCGGTTCCTCATGGCTCTGATAAAATAACCTAGCAAAAGTCGGGGTTTTTCGGGGAAACCCCGTAGCTTTGTCAGGATTTGGTGTAAAGGGAACATCGTTCTTGCGGTTTACTGTCCCATGGAGCGAGGAGTATGTGGATGACGAGGTTTCTGAGATGGCTGGGTGCGCTGGCTTGCCTACTGGTAGCGGTGGGGGCGCAGGCGCAGGACAAGCTGATCTACTGCAATGAGCCCGAGCGGATTCGGGATGCGGGAACCTACGCCGATGCACGCCTGCTCGCGGGGCAGAGCTACACGATCTTCTACCACTTTCGAAACTCCAGCAACGACACGGGCGACTTCGTGGTGCAGCTCAAGAGCCTGACCGACGAAGGCTTTAGCTTCACGTCGAAGCAGGGCCTCGCCGACCCGACCAGCGACCCGCCCACCGTGGGCCGACAAGCCATGGCGCGCTACCTGCGTGCCCCGGAGAAGGCGATTGTCGCCGATAAAGGGGTCGCCCGCTTCACCTACAAGCTCGCCCACCAGCAGGTGGCATCGGGGATGATGACGATCAAGCCGGACAAGAACCTGCGCCTGCGAATCTACTACAAGCACGATAAGTGGGACGCGCCCCGGATGCGGACGATGGTCCTCGACTCCCCGCGCTGTGAGGTCGAGGTGCCGCTCAACGGCGACTCGCCGCGCCATAGCTACCGGATCGGGATGCCGGAGCGCGATACCAACAAGGCCCGCCTGCGTGATGGCTCCTACGGGATGATCTATGCCTTCAAGATCGCTGCCCCCGAGGGGCGCAAGGTGCGGATTGGCTTTATCCCGCGCGGCGGCAAGGCCGGGCTGGTGGGGATGCTCGGCGGCGACCTGATCCAGTCCGAGATCTACGAGGCCTACTCCCGTGCGACCTTCTGCGAAGCGACGGTCGGCCCCAAGGGCGAGCTCCAGTTCACTACCAGCCCCTTCGGAGGCGTCTTCTACCCCGTCGAGCTTACCTTCCAGCTTCTCCCCACGGTCGCCGCCGGCCCAGCGGCACAGCGATAAGCCCTAGGCTGAGTAGTGCCAGTGTTCCTGGCTCTGGCGCACTGCTAAAGGCAGGGTTGGAGACGAGGCTGGCAATTGTGGTTGAAAAGCTGAAGTTCGACTGGGTAGTATGGCGCTCTGCCTGGAAGATATCCAGGTTATAGGTTTGTCCATCACTGAGCCCGAGTGTTGCCGCCAGGGTATCGAGGTTCACTGTGGCGCTCTGGGCCGCATGAACCCCTCCGAGATCGATGACACGCTGGTTATTGATAAACAGCCAGACATCGTCATCGGCGTTGGAGAAAGCAAACGATTGCCCTGTGCGGTAGGTGAAGAGGGCATGAATCTCGGTGGTAAACCCGTAGTTGTGCACTCTGCCTTGGTTGCCTAGGAGCGTATTGTCGATAGGAAAGTAGTTCGCGTTGGTGTACTGGAATACCCCCGTGCCCACCCCTGTCTCCGTTAGAGTAAGAGGAATGGTGGTGGTTTGGTTGTAGGTAGGGGTGTCGTTGTACCACATGTTGAACAAGGCTGCCCCATGTGTTGTTGCCGTGGTGGGAGCTCCAAGGTAGACAGGCTTACTATCGCCTCCGAGGGTGGTACTGACCATATTGCGGTCATCTCCGAGCAGGTTCTCAAAGTCTGAGTGTGCATTGTAACCACTGACCGCTGTTCCCTTACTATCAATAAAGTCGCGGACAGTGGCATTGATAGTAAGGGTGGTTTGAGCCGAGGCAG
This genomic interval from Armatimonas rosea contains the following:
- a CDS encoding fibro-slime domain-containing protein, producing the protein MVSTTLGGDSKPVYLGAPTTATTHGAALFNMWYNDTPTYNQTTTIPLTLTETGVGTGVFQYTNANYFPIDNTLLGNQGRVHNYGFTTEIHALFTYRTGQSFAFSNADDDVWLFINNQRVIDLGGVHAAQSATVNLDTLAATLGLSDGQTYNLDIFQAERHTTQSNFSFSTTIASLVSNPAFSSAPEPGTLALLSLGLIAVPLGRRRPWGEAGR